In Cyanobacteriota bacterium, a single window of DNA contains:
- a CDS encoding TerB family tellurite resistance protein, with the protein MSLQPPPGITPRQMNLLRVVTAMAWSDGHLATEEIDVMISRLSQLFAGSTEQQQQLQAELREYMVQNLPLEEVIPKLQTQEERELVLRLGYEVICSSARTPDEPIVNEEEAAAYQNLVNLLGLPPEVVQRVEADVNASRRSTDAVSTVDTVVANLQSFLS; encoded by the coding sequence ATGTCGCTGCAACCTCCTCCCGGAATTACTCCCCGCCAGATGAACTTACTGCGCGTTGTAACTGCAATGGCTTGGTCAGATGGTCACTTGGCGACAGAAGAAATTGATGTGATGATCAGTCGGCTCAGTCAACTATTTGCTGGCAGTACTGAACAACAACAGCAGTTGCAAGCAGAACTGCGTGAATACATGGTGCAGAATCTACCTTTGGAGGAAGTTATTCCTAAACTGCAAACCCAGGAAGAGCGGGAGTTGGTCTTGCGTTTAGGCTATGAAGTGATTTGCTCTAGCGCACGCACACCAGATGAGCCGATCGTCAATGAGGAAGAGGCTGCGGCTTACCAGAACCTAGTGAACTTGTTGGGGTTACCTCCGGAGGTCGTGCAACGAGTAGAGGCTGACGTGAATGCCTCCCGTAGATCTACGGATGCAGTAAGTACTGTTGATACAGTAGTGGCAAACCTCCAGAGTTTCCTGAGTTAA